The sequence CAAAGAGacctaaagaagaagaagaagaaaagctcAAACCCAACCAACCTCAATGGCGTCCACGAGAGCTTTGTCTAGGCTCTCATCTCGATTACAGTCTCTAACTATCAACACCAACAAGAGATCACTACTCTCCGAGCTCTCTTCTCCCAAATTGACACGCACTTCTCGAATTTCAAGGTTTGAGACTCAAAGCCTGAACAGTTCAAGTATTGAAATTGGAAAATGAATTCATATTTTAAGCTGTTGTAATATTGCTACATGTGTTTTTTCGTTTGTTTACTGTGATGATACTCTTCTAATTTCGGTGATTTTGATTGTGTGGTTTGGTTTAGATTACCAGTGGAATTGAGTTCAATGATGCCGTTGCACAGTGCAGTGGCTTCAGCACGATTAATATCAAGCTTATCCATAGATTCTCAGCAATGGGGTTTGGTTCCTCAAGGTTTGTCTATTACTTACTTCTTCCTTTAGTGCTTTTTTAAAAGCAAAAAACAAAGAGAGACTGAAATCTGATTTTCCAGACTTATTTTAATTTGGGTTATTCTTAGCTAAGTGATGATTAATTCTTCATTCTTCATAAAATGTTTTTGGCTAGACTAGTTGAAAATAATGGGTAGTTGATCTCTATTCTAATACTAATAGAAGTTCAGCTAGTGATTATGGTAAGACTGAGTATTTTTTAGAGTGACTTGAATGGAAAAGAATTAAAAGACCAACTATAACTCTAGTAGTTACATATCATTGTGGAGTTTATTAGTTTTAGGTGGTGGAAATTTATTTGTAATACAATAAGCCAATTTCTTCCAATTCCAAATCAAAAAACATTGAATTAATTACTTGCTTTGG is a genomic window of Cannabis sativa cultivar Pink pepper isolate KNU-18-1 chromosome 9, ASM2916894v1, whole genome shotgun sequence containing:
- the LOC115721864 gene encoding uncharacterized protein LOC115721864; this translates as MASTRALSRLSSRLQSLTINTNKRSLLSELSSPKLTRTSRISRLPVELSSMMPLHSAVASARLISSLSIDSQQWGLVPQGISMPL